In the genome of Streptomyces racemochromogenes, one region contains:
- a CDS encoding small basic family protein, translated as MIAVLGLLAGVVVGLLVRPEVPAVVEPYLPIAVVAALDAVFGGLRAMLDGIFVDKVFVVSFLSNVVVAALIVFLGDKLGVGSQLSTGVVVVLGIRIFSNAAAIRRHVFRA; from the coding sequence GTGATCGCGGTACTGGGCCTCTTGGCCGGAGTGGTGGTCGGGCTTCTGGTCCGGCCCGAGGTGCCGGCCGTGGTGGAGCCTTATCTGCCGATCGCCGTGGTGGCCGCCCTCGACGCGGTGTTCGGCGGGCTGCGCGCGATGCTGGACGGGATCTTCGTCGACAAGGTCTTCGTGGTGTCGTTCCTGTCGAACGTGGTCGTCGCCGCGCTGATCGTCTTCCTCGGCGACAAACTGGGCGTCGGCTCTCAGCTGTCGACGGGTGTGGTCGTCGTCCTCGGCATCCGGATCTTCTCCAACGCCGCGGCCATCCGCCGGCACGTCTTCCGGGCGTGA
- a CDS encoding DUF881 domain-containing protein, with translation MSTENTPPQEPDVPGKPKPQPQPSQPPARPEPEPAEAPEPPGQPGPAVPQETGRQRLAAGLWPPRLSRAQLIVALLLFVLGLGLAIQVRSNSDSSAPLRGARQEDLVRILDELDGRTQRLEDEKQRLDDQRKELQSSSNQAEEARRQTVEKERQLGILAGTVAAQGPGITLRITDTKGQVRSDQLLDTLQELRAAGAEAIQINGVRVVAGSYFSDEGGGVGIDGKKITQPYEFKVIGKPQDLEPALNIPGGVVQTMEKEQATVAVTRSAKIVVDALRAAKQPDYARSSSP, from the coding sequence ATGAGCACGGAGAACACCCCGCCGCAGGAGCCTGACGTCCCCGGGAAGCCGAAGCCGCAGCCTCAGCCGTCCCAGCCGCCGGCGCGGCCGGAGCCCGAGCCGGCGGAGGCCCCGGAACCGCCGGGGCAGCCCGGGCCGGCCGTGCCGCAGGAGACCGGGCGCCAGCGCCTGGCCGCCGGACTGTGGCCGCCCAGGCTCAGCCGCGCCCAACTGATCGTCGCGCTGCTGCTGTTCGTCCTGGGCCTCGGCCTCGCGATCCAGGTCCGGTCCAACAGCGACTCCAGTGCCCCGCTGCGCGGTGCCCGGCAGGAGGACCTCGTACGGATCCTCGACGAGCTGGACGGGCGCACGCAGCGCCTGGAGGACGAGAAGCAGCGGCTGGACGACCAGCGCAAGGAGTTGCAGAGCAGTTCCAACCAGGCGGAGGAGGCCCGCCGCCAGACGGTTGAGAAGGAGCGCCAACTGGGCATCCTGGCCGGTACGGTGGCCGCACAGGGCCCGGGGATCACGCTGCGGATCACCGACACCAAGGGCCAGGTGAGGTCCGACCAGTTGCTGGACACCCTCCAGGAGCTGCGGGCGGCCGGGGCGGAGGCGATCCAGATCAACGGCGTGCGCGTCGTGGCGGGCTCGTACTTCTCCGACGAGGGCGGCGGGGTCGGGATCGACGGTAAGAAGATCACACAGCCCTACGAGTTCAAGGTCATCGGCAAGCCGCAGGATCTGGAGCCCGCGCTGAACATCCCGGGAGGTGTGGTGCAGACGATGGAGAAGGAACAGGCCACGGTCGCCGTCACACGGTCGGCGAAGATCGTTGTGGATGCCTTGCGGGCTGCGAAGCAGCCTGACTACGCTCGGTCGTCATCGCCGTGA